The Lujinxingia vulgaris genome includes a region encoding these proteins:
- a CDS encoding AMP-binding protein: protein MAHDFYDDEQARSRAWSSLFGLLQTRAQRSPARGIYMRDERGAQEFRTYSQLLAGARRVAHALKDRGVAPGERVLVAQPTCFDALMSFFGVCALGAVPVPLPWPREIDAFKGLTNLMRWRRIARRYDARVLLCADLGVRAESGWPGVWPPHPLEHVLDPQRLLAGQPAHVEFEAYEPDPDEVAYIQSTSGTTGSPRGVMLTHAGLRIALEAIGRRIEASSRDVQVSWLPLDNIMGLVGAVFFAMHWDIRLVLMPPERFLDQPEDWFWAIHDHRATLSLAPNFAYNYSVRRCQNSALEGLDLSSWRIAMNGSEPVRAQHMHRFRERFKTFGLQNWAQMPVYGMSEATLGIAFHPAGQAPRIDGINRRTLEWERRAEPLPEAGAPSPYERMHVVSVGRPLDPVELCVIDARGNELPERCLGEVAIKGPTVMAGYVEATVRDPGEVQPTCLRDGWLLTGDLGYVADGDLFYVSRRSDCIEAARGKRLIFPEEVELFVDSVDGVRSGSTAIFAAPDHGDEDRLVVAFEVQTGADADELDDRINALLAAHLDVHPVRLMHLPPRSVPKTASGKVRRQLCAVLYADNLLGRRRSGWPAPGALRASLRDLSEALSASGESASLRLKALFGGESKDE, encoded by the coding sequence ATGGCCCACGATTTCTATGATGATGAGCAGGCTCGAAGCCGCGCCTGGTCTTCGCTCTTTGGTCTTCTTCAGACCCGCGCGCAGCGCTCGCCAGCGCGTGGCATCTACATGCGCGATGAGCGCGGCGCCCAGGAGTTTCGGACCTACTCCCAGCTGCTCGCCGGCGCGCGTCGCGTGGCGCACGCGCTCAAAGACCGGGGTGTCGCCCCTGGCGAGCGCGTACTGGTGGCGCAGCCCACCTGCTTTGATGCGTTGATGAGCTTTTTTGGCGTCTGCGCGCTCGGCGCGGTGCCGGTGCCGCTTCCCTGGCCGCGCGAGATCGACGCCTTTAAGGGGCTCACAAACCTGATGCGCTGGCGGCGCATCGCGCGCCGCTATGATGCGCGCGTGTTGCTCTGCGCCGACCTGGGGGTGCGCGCCGAGTCCGGCTGGCCAGGCGTCTGGCCCCCCCACCCGCTGGAGCACGTGCTCGACCCGCAGCGCCTGCTCGCCGGCCAGCCCGCCCATGTGGAGTTTGAGGCCTATGAGCCTGATCCCGATGAGGTGGCCTACATCCAGTCGACCTCCGGGACGACCGGGTCGCCGCGCGGGGTGATGCTCACGCACGCCGGCCTGCGCATCGCGCTTGAGGCCATTGGCCGGCGCATTGAGGCGTCTTCCAGAGATGTGCAGGTCTCCTGGCTGCCCCTCGATAACATCATGGGGCTGGTGGGCGCGGTCTTTTTTGCGATGCACTGGGATATTCGCCTGGTGCTCATGCCCCCGGAGCGTTTTCTGGACCAGCCCGAAGACTGGTTCTGGGCGATCCACGACCACCGCGCCACGCTGAGCCTGGCACCGAACTTCGCCTACAACTACAGCGTACGTCGCTGCCAGAACTCCGCGCTGGAGGGGCTGGACCTCTCGAGTTGGCGCATCGCGATGAACGGGTCGGAGCCGGTGCGCGCCCAGCATATGCACCGCTTTCGCGAGCGCTTTAAGACCTTCGGGCTGCAAAACTGGGCGCAGATGCCCGTCTACGGCATGAGCGAGGCCACCCTCGGCATTGCTTTTCACCCGGCCGGGCAGGCCCCGCGCATCGACGGCATCAACCGCCGCACTCTGGAGTGGGAGCGTCGCGCTGAGCCCCTTCCCGAGGCCGGCGCGCCCTCACCTTATGAGCGCATGCACGTCGTCTCGGTGGGCCGCCCGCTGGACCCGGTGGAGCTCTGCGTGATCGACGCCCGGGGCAACGAGCTCCCCGAGCGATGTCTGGGCGAAGTGGCCATCAAGGGCCCCACGGTGATGGCCGGTTATGTGGAAGCCACGGTGCGCGACCCGGGCGAGGTTCAACCCACCTGCCTTCGTGACGGCTGGCTGCTCACCGGCGATCTGGGCTATGTGGCCGACGGCGATCTTTTTTATGTGAGCCGCCGCTCCGACTGCATTGAGGCAGCCCGGGGCAAACGCCTGATCTTCCCCGAGGAGGTCGAGCTTTTTGTGGATTCCGTCGACGGGGTGCGCTCGGGCAGCACGGCGATATTCGCCGCTCCCGACCACGGCGATGAGGATCGCCTGGTCGTGGCCTTTGAGGTTCAGACCGGCGCCGACGCCGACGAACTCGACGATCGCATCAACGCGCTGCTCGCTGCCCACCTCGATGTGCATCCGGTGCGGCTGATGCATCTGCCGCCGCGCTCGGTGCCGAAGACCGCCTCGGGCAAGGTGCGCCGCCAGCTCTGCGCTGTGCTCTACGCCGACAACCTGCTCGGCCGCCGGCGCTCCGGCTGGCCCGCTCCGGGCGCCCTGCGCGCAAGCCTCAGAGACCTCTCCGAGGCCCTCTCCGCAAGCGGGGAGTCGGCATCACTGCGTCTCAAAGCGCTCTTTGGCGGCGAGTCCAAAGACGAGTGA
- a CDS encoding tetratricopeptide repeat protein translates to MPSSQHPELATPEDARHRAHQELQRAYLLITYGHCTEALEACERAAELLPNHPLPLTLKGGILIASGQLPQAIRTLQQVQRSHRGDILASIYMAEACFLAGRHRRAWRVLDDIDADALAQSPHAELALALRETWSQIPPDELPKPLQVNLDDEPQPIA, encoded by the coding sequence ATGCCCTCATCTCAACACCCCGAACTCGCCACGCCCGAAGACGCCCGTCACCGGGCCCATCAAGAACTTCAACGGGCCTATCTGCTCATCACCTACGGTCACTGCACCGAGGCGCTTGAGGCCTGCGAGCGCGCCGCCGAGCTGCTGCCGAATCACCCGCTGCCTCTTACTCTTAAAGGTGGGATCCTCATTGCCAGCGGCCAACTTCCTCAGGCCATCCGCACGCTGCAGCAGGTGCAACGCAGCCACCGCGGAGACATCCTGGCGAGCATCTACATGGCCGAGGCCTGTTTTCTGGCCGGACGCCACCGCCGCGCCTGGCGCGTGCTCGACGACATCGACGCCGACGCCCTGGCACAGAGCCCGCACGCCGAGCTCGCGCTCGCGCTCCGAGAGACCTGGTCGCAGATCCCCCCCGACGAGCTGCCGAAACCCCTTCAGGTCAACCTCGACGATGAGCCGCAGCCCATCGCCTGA
- a CDS encoding CpXC domain-containing protein, whose translation MEYHDGAQAPYQGHLGRTAQTSVLISSAAGPVFPASVYTGINTQTHPELRQRLIEGTLNVVECPFDEGRTYDLAISVIYHDEKRRLFVLVIPETLRHEEFKRRSALLEELAREREVLPNYVRNFHTIFEPARLIALEEAADRAAEAGQSQAPTPQDSSEVGEATVITAVPSAGPSEAEEALKAELDALKSEIAGQRESLEEARAQLERAQHELENSQNTFEEEQEAIARDREQLNEVASRVERDSARVQETRARLEEERTRLEEERAMLEEARRALQVQELNLEQERLRLEQGAQSSNAEEATQVVTDDQFIEVMNPASAPTPPGAAADSAERARRPEPSRHQLARATPAELPEDFDAVAGGELVFVRESSDLVQVGYSLSDERVATFDDAAEVRFFFQLHDVAGVPVMALTLAAFDDAGDLLDAVAAPLADVDDHERAVLDTLARDQHLSLVIYGKDASPAISWEGGAPIAANIAWARERARAWREAFKGDDSEARAAIALGEVELVGQMRHPFVDGRFSRIDSASEALLAAGVVGYWSRSEQVAYLIGNRAFPLSHFREIQKRVARQALNWGIALGDELQQVAIDESIITDRISLTQRLLASFAELCVGVRPNDLDPLQQWENWDALIQLAQSHGVTPEPDVLELAELSLKRAQDYEEMLDAEDDSVEAEAIDLDDDEVLEIVEESEVDLDAMIIEHTVPASGTTYFLVDTTLIEELPAMEKAKRKDLHSRLGDPAGRLEVAQVLVERYSPDALSEVLEESEKMSSAERDALARFMEARADRLTAHLSNLLPTSGAAATLIIARTLVKAGHAEAIDALLKALGDEHQRGNPDELAGVLAGFGDALVDPLSRAIKSSPEDEHLALALAHLDAARPGTLDSLASDRSKHLRRAAKRARQLAG comes from the coding sequence ATGGAATATCACGACGGCGCTCAGGCGCCTTACCAAGGCCACCTGGGACGCACTGCGCAGACCTCGGTACTTATCAGCAGCGCCGCCGGGCCGGTTTTCCCGGCCAGCGTTTATACCGGGATCAACACCCAGACGCACCCCGAGCTTCGCCAGCGCCTGATCGAGGGCACGCTCAACGTGGTGGAGTGCCCCTTTGATGAGGGCCGCACCTACGATCTGGCGATCTCGGTGATTTATCACGACGAGAAGCGCCGCCTCTTTGTGCTGGTGATCCCGGAGACCTTGCGTCACGAGGAGTTTAAGCGTCGCAGCGCGCTGCTCGAAGAGCTGGCGCGCGAGCGCGAGGTGCTGCCGAACTACGTGCGCAACTTCCACACCATCTTTGAGCCCGCGCGCCTCATTGCGCTGGAAGAGGCCGCCGACCGCGCCGCCGAGGCCGGCCAGTCGCAAGCGCCCACGCCTCAGGATAGCTCGGAGGTGGGTGAGGCAACCGTGATCACCGCCGTGCCCTCAGCCGGCCCCTCCGAGGCCGAGGAAGCCCTCAAGGCGGAGCTCGACGCCCTTAAATCCGAGATCGCCGGGCAGCGCGAGAGCCTCGAAGAGGCCCGCGCCCAGCTTGAGCGTGCACAGCACGAACTTGAGAACTCGCAGAACACCTTTGAGGAAGAGCAAGAAGCGATCGCCCGCGATCGCGAGCAGCTCAACGAGGTCGCCTCCCGCGTCGAGCGCGACAGCGCGCGTGTGCAGGAGACCCGCGCCCGCCTCGAAGAAGAGCGCACGCGCCTCGAAGAAGAGCGCGCCATGCTCGAAGAGGCCCGCCGCGCCCTGCAGGTCCAGGAACTCAACCTGGAGCAGGAGCGGCTGCGCCTGGAGCAGGGCGCCCAATCTTCCAACGCCGAAGAAGCCACCCAGGTGGTCACCGACGATCAGTTTATCGAGGTCATGAACCCCGCCTCTGCGCCCACGCCTCCCGGCGCGGCCGCTGATAGCGCCGAGCGCGCCCGTCGCCCCGAGCCCTCTCGCCATCAGCTGGCGCGCGCCACTCCGGCCGAGCTCCCCGAAGACTTCGACGCAGTCGCCGGCGGCGAGTTGGTGTTTGTGCGCGAGAGCTCCGATCTGGTGCAGGTGGGCTACTCGCTCAGCGATGAGCGCGTCGCGACCTTTGACGATGCCGCCGAAGTTCGCTTCTTCTTTCAACTTCATGACGTCGCCGGCGTGCCGGTGATGGCGCTGACGCTGGCCGCGTTTGACGACGCCGGCGATCTTCTCGACGCGGTGGCCGCGCCCCTGGCGGATGTCGACGATCACGAGCGCGCCGTCCTCGACACCCTGGCACGCGACCAGCATCTGAGCCTTGTGATCTACGGTAAAGACGCCAGCCCGGCGATCTCCTGGGAGGGCGGGGCGCCCATTGCCGCCAACATCGCCTGGGCCCGGGAGCGCGCCCGCGCCTGGCGCGAGGCCTTTAAGGGCGACGACTCCGAGGCCCGCGCCGCTATCGCGCTTGGCGAGGTCGAGCTCGTCGGACAGATGCGCCACCCCTTCGTCGACGGGCGCTTCTCGCGCATCGACAGCGCCTCCGAGGCCCTGCTCGCTGCCGGCGTCGTCGGCTACTGGTCGCGCTCCGAGCAGGTCGCCTACCTCATCGGCAACCGCGCCTTCCCGCTCTCGCACTTCCGCGAGATCCAGAAGCGCGTCGCTCGCCAGGCGCTCAACTGGGGCATCGCCCTGGGTGACGAGCTCCAGCAGGTGGCCATCGATGAGTCCATCATCACCGATCGCATCAGCCTCACTCAGCGCCTGCTGGCGAGTTTCGCCGAGCTCTGCGTCGGCGTTCGCCCCAATGACCTCGACCCCCTCCAGCAATGGGAAAACTGGGACGCGCTCATCCAGCTGGCGCAAAGCCACGGGGTGACCCCGGAGCCCGACGTGCTGGAGTTGGCCGAGCTCAGCCTCAAGCGCGCTCAGGACTACGAGGAGATGCTTGACGCCGAAGACGACAGCGTGGAGGCCGAAGCTATCGACCTCGACGATGACGAAGTGCTTGAGATCGTTGAGGAATCCGAGGTCGACCTCGACGCGATGATCATCGAACACACCGTCCCGGCCAGCGGTACGACCTACTTTCTGGTCGACACCACGCTGATCGAAGAGCTGCCGGCGATGGAGAAGGCTAAACGCAAAGATCTCCACTCGCGCCTTGGCGATCCGGCCGGCCGCCTGGAGGTCGCCCAGGTGCTCGTGGAGCGCTACTCGCCAGATGCCTTGAGCGAGGTGCTCGAGGAGAGCGAGAAGATGAGCAGCGCCGAGCGCGACGCGCTGGCGCGCTTTATGGAAGCGCGCGCTGACAGGCTCACCGCCCATCTGAGCAACCTTTTGCCCACCTCCGGCGCTGCGGCCACCTTGATCATTGCGCGCACGCTGGTGAAGGCCGGTCACGCCGAGGCGATCGACGCGCTGCTAAAGGCCCTGGGCGATGAGCACCAGCGCGGAAACCCCGACGAGCTCGCCGGCGTATTGGCCGGTTTTGGCGACGCGCTGGTTGACCCGCTCTCTCGCGCGATTAAGTCGAGCCCCGAGGATGAGCACCTGGCCCTTGCGCTGGCTCACCTCGACGCTGCGCGCCCGGGCACCCTGGATTCCCTCGCCAGCGACCGCAGCAAACACCTGCGCCGCGCCGCAAAGCGCGCGCGCCAGCTGGCCGGCTAA
- a CDS encoding outer membrane protein assembly factor BamD, protein MSRPPLIARLLALGLLATAPAGCASGPQQQDLSYSDQAEAYFQAGEQRFERRDYLEAMRLYNTVRNQFPYSRWAALAHLRIADAYFEQDQNASAVEQYRAFIQLYPRHEKVEYAHWRIALSFYEQMPSDFFVLPPAYERDLSSTRDAVREMRIFLQRYEDSEYAAEARGLMRDAQRRLADYEFYVATYYLERDNPRAAAQRLTHLLRNFAGLGLDPEALFLLGKAYLQLDEPGRALTAWTDLIEVHPAHPRATQAKKLLEERGLHQVEETENAGEEQGG, encoded by the coding sequence TTGTCTCGACCCCCGCTGATCGCTCGCCTCCTGGCGCTGGGACTTCTCGCCACGGCACCTGCCGGCTGCGCGAGTGGACCTCAGCAGCAGGACCTCTCGTACAGCGATCAGGCCGAGGCCTACTTTCAGGCCGGTGAGCAGCGCTTTGAGCGCCGCGACTACCTCGAAGCGATGCGCCTCTACAACACTGTGCGAAACCAGTTCCCCTACAGCCGCTGGGCAGCTCTGGCGCACCTGCGCATCGCCGACGCGTATTTTGAGCAGGATCAGAACGCCTCGGCGGTCGAGCAGTACCGGGCGTTCATTCAGCTCTACCCGCGCCATGAAAAGGTGGAGTACGCCCACTGGCGCATCGCGCTCTCCTTCTACGAGCAGATGCCCTCGGACTTCTTCGTGCTGCCGCCGGCCTACGAGCGCGACTTAAGCTCCACGCGCGATGCGGTGCGCGAGATGCGCATCTTCTTGCAGCGCTACGAAGACTCCGAATACGCCGCCGAGGCGCGCGGCCTGATGCGCGACGCCCAGCGTCGTCTGGCCGACTACGAGTTCTATGTGGCGACCTATTACCTGGAGCGCGACAACCCCCGCGCCGCAGCGCAGCGCCTGACCCACCTCTTGCGCAACTTCGCCGGACTGGGGCTCGACCCGGAGGCGCTCTTTTTGCTGGGCAAAGCCTACCTGCAGCTCGATGAGCCGGGCCGTGCGCTCACCGCCTGGACCGATCTTATCGAGGTTCACCCGGCGCACCCGCGCGCCACCCAGGCAAAGAAGTTGCTTGAGGAGCGTGGACTTCATCAGGTCGAAGAGACCGAAAACGCGGGAGAAGAGCAGGGGGGCTGA
- a CDS encoding outer membrane protein assembly factor BamB family protein has protein sequence MSQVEIIVGRGWKEDVRYLSALDPLRPAESAMSLLEICDIIDIVVDGTNLTASIPEEAIFGVVGGLLEGLVALSQGTRTKVILEFPHEPWELVLVARERKLFVSAYSLGREKQVVARDLPIDAAAFVGALTEAAEELLRELFSISERFSSDRYVRQLSQWLGVLKRGRQLSYGAAVPIEREPLADRASATSSTEGLTLGYELVSDDAGLRGYHGEQVFDLHALLFAGTLRAELGDAAVELSPRYPFLGMGSLLDRARQLLSHLEARSEGTLELIEPLPHLDFKVRDEGSRWEVEVSGERWSVSPTECLDRMLTLAELFVQDLLELNPRLELNQRFVDLDEEVQNLRRWHRDLCGNDLYHDAPEAYLRAQGHMQPEEPEAAPAPGFAWPLSEVHTLFPRARWEYRRAGLDLSTARLVGSGLLVSTPISTVMLDARSGQERWIWSEARSPVEARWRARAAGPWVVVAEGQGRVRWLEVASGAPAGSVALGTGFGALHEVAYYPAERLLVVASDQGKMAGVDLDREVVRWRFAVGPARFSALIFDGPLICARTTEGQLIALSPGQGQVLWRVRIGGHSENGVMVHQGRYYAVTHDAHHRGSTVHACYPFTGRSVWQVRLAGWVCGSPSFIDQWMVVPVERHGQVSLCGIALEAVQPQVSWRIDLLSAGLYEPTPALPIEIEGQWHGIVRTDRGETTCFRVVDGEVRWQAMPAREKLLLYGNLELFTIGDALLSVGEEVSVRALHSGRRLHTFEAMESPEQALLSAPFQLILGEQATEHGEDDVLAAWSVDHFMAVLEGGGG, from the coding sequence ATGAGCCAGGTTGAGATCATCGTGGGGCGAGGCTGGAAGGAAGATGTGCGCTACCTGAGCGCGCTCGATCCGCTGCGGCCGGCCGAGAGCGCGATGAGCCTGCTGGAGATCTGCGACATCATCGACATCGTGGTCGACGGCACCAACTTGACCGCGTCGATCCCCGAGGAGGCCATCTTCGGGGTGGTCGGCGGGCTTCTGGAGGGGCTTGTGGCGCTCTCCCAGGGGACGCGCACCAAGGTGATTCTGGAGTTTCCACACGAGCCCTGGGAGCTTGTGCTGGTGGCGCGCGAGCGCAAGCTCTTTGTGAGCGCTTACAGCCTGGGGCGAGAGAAGCAGGTGGTGGCGCGCGATCTTCCGATCGATGCAGCGGCGTTTGTGGGCGCGCTGACCGAGGCGGCCGAGGAGCTGCTGCGGGAGCTTTTTAGCATCTCGGAGCGCTTCTCTTCGGATCGCTACGTGCGCCAGCTCAGCCAGTGGCTGGGGGTGCTCAAGCGGGGGCGCCAGCTCAGCTACGGGGCGGCGGTGCCCATTGAGCGGGAGCCGCTGGCCGACCGAGCCTCGGCGACCTCCTCGACCGAGGGGCTGACGCTGGGCTACGAGCTGGTGAGCGACGACGCCGGGCTGCGGGGCTACCATGGCGAGCAGGTCTTTGATCTGCATGCGCTGCTCTTTGCCGGCACGTTGCGGGCGGAGCTCGGTGATGCGGCGGTGGAGCTTTCGCCAAGATACCCCTTTCTGGGTATGGGGAGCCTGCTGGATCGCGCGCGGCAGCTCTTAAGCCACCTGGAGGCGCGCAGCGAGGGGACGCTGGAGTTGATCGAGCCCCTGCCTCACCTCGATTTTAAGGTTCGCGACGAGGGATCGCGTTGGGAGGTGGAGGTTTCCGGGGAGCGCTGGTCGGTGAGCCCCACCGAGTGTCTGGACCGGATGCTGACGCTGGCCGAGCTCTTCGTGCAGGATTTGCTGGAACTCAACCCGCGGCTGGAGCTCAATCAGCGCTTTGTGGATCTGGATGAAGAGGTGCAGAACCTGCGCCGGTGGCATCGCGATCTCTGCGGCAACGATCTCTACCACGACGCGCCCGAGGCGTACCTGCGGGCCCAGGGCCACATGCAGCCCGAGGAGCCCGAGGCGGCGCCGGCGCCGGGGTTTGCCTGGCCGCTGAGCGAGGTGCACACGCTCTTTCCCAGAGCGCGCTGGGAGTACCGGCGCGCGGGGCTGGACTTGAGCACAGCCAGGCTGGTGGGGAGCGGGTTGCTGGTGTCGACGCCGATCAGCACCGTGATGCTCGACGCGCGCAGCGGGCAGGAGCGTTGGATCTGGAGTGAGGCTCGCTCGCCAGTGGAGGCGCGGTGGCGAGCGCGTGCGGCCGGCCCCTGGGTGGTGGTGGCCGAGGGTCAGGGACGGGTGCGCTGGCTCGAAGTTGCGAGCGGAGCGCCGGCGGGTAGTGTGGCGCTGGGCACCGGCTTTGGGGCGCTCCACGAGGTGGCGTATTACCCTGCGGAGCGACTACTGGTGGTGGCCAGCGATCAGGGAAAGATGGCCGGTGTGGACCTGGATCGCGAGGTCGTTCGCTGGCGTTTTGCGGTGGGTCCGGCGCGCTTTAGCGCGTTGATTTTTGATGGACCGCTGATCTGCGCGCGCACCACCGAGGGGCAGCTCATCGCGCTGAGCCCGGGTCAGGGGCAGGTGCTCTGGCGAGTGCGTATCGGCGGGCATTCCGAGAACGGGGTGATGGTCCACCAGGGGCGTTACTACGCGGTGACCCATGATGCGCACCACCGGGGCTCCACGGTGCACGCGTGCTATCCCTTTACCGGGCGCTCGGTCTGGCAGGTGCGTCTGGCAGGCTGGGTCTGCGGCTCGCCGAGCTTTATCGACCAGTGGATGGTGGTGCCGGTGGAGCGGCACGGGCAGGTCTCGCTCTGCGGCATCGCGCTTGAGGCCGTGCAGCCTCAAGTCAGCTGGCGAATCGACCTGCTCAGCGCGGGGCTCTACGAGCCCACCCCGGCGCTACCGATTGAGATTGAGGGGCAGTGGCATGGCATCGTGCGCACCGACCGCGGTGAGACGACCTGCTTTCGGGTGGTCGACGGTGAGGTGCGCTGGCAGGCGATGCCCGCCCGCGAGAAGTTGTTGCTCTACGGCAACCTCGAGCTCTTCACGATCGGCGACGCGCTGCTCAGCGTGGGCGAGGAGGTCAGTGTGCGGGCTCTGCACAGCGGGCGGAGACTTCACACCTTCGAGGCCATGGAGAGCCCGGAGCAGGCGCTACTCTCGGCGCCCTTTCAGCTCATCCTTGGTGAGCAGGCCACCGAGCACGGGGAAGACGACGTGCTGGCGGCCTGGAGCGTCGACCACTTTATGGCCGTGCTTGAGGGCGGCGGAGGCTAA
- a CDS encoding metallophosphoesterase family protein, whose translation MLIGIFSDVHANIDALKPVVEAYKAHEPPIDTFVCLGDVVGYGAEPNACCEVVRELAEVTILGNHDAAVCGRMNYAYYYDAARNALDWHANKLEETHHEWLRTLPYREDWDNLCFCHGSPINKEDFEYVFNLQQANQLIEHWDELNEITFIGHSHLTKSFSLHPEDGAVEVFGPTITFEEGRKYIVTVGSVGQPRDNDNRACYGVYDTEARTFTFNRVEYDIREAARKIFESELSSDFAKRLFFGI comes from the coding sequence ATGCTCATCGGAATCTTCAGCGACGTTCACGCCAACATCGACGCCCTCAAGCCGGTCGTGGAGGCTTATAAGGCCCACGAGCCCCCCATCGACACCTTCGTCTGCCTGGGCGATGTCGTCGGCTACGGAGCCGAGCCCAACGCCTGCTGCGAGGTCGTTCGTGAGCTGGCCGAGGTCACCATCCTCGGCAACCACGACGCGGCGGTCTGCGGTCGCATGAACTACGCGTACTACTACGACGCCGCCCGCAACGCCCTGGACTGGCACGCCAACAAGCTCGAAGAGACCCACCACGAGTGGCTGCGCACGCTCCCCTACCGCGAGGACTGGGATAACCTGTGCTTCTGCCACGGCTCGCCCATCAACAAAGAAGACTTCGAGTACGTCTTCAACCTCCAGCAGGCCAACCAGCTCATCGAGCACTGGGACGAGCTCAACGAGATCACCTTCATCGGGCACTCCCACCTGACCAAGTCCTTTAGCCTGCACCCCGAAGACGGCGCGGTGGAGGTCTTCGGCCCCACGATCACGTTTGAGGAAGGGCGCAAGTACATCGTCACCGTGGGGAGCGTCGGGCAGCCCCGCGACAACGACAACCGCGCCTGCTACGGCGTCTACGACACCGAAGCGCGCACCTTCACCTTCAATCGCGTGGAGTACGACATCCGCGAAGCCGCCCGGAAGATCTTCGAGTCGGAGCTCTCCAGCGACTTTGCCAAGCGCCTCTTTTTCGGCATCTGA
- the rpsI gene encoding 30S ribosomal protein S9 gives MAQAEQYHAIGRRKKASARVFLRPGAGKVTVNGQDADEYFARDTLMMILRQPLELTETLGKFDLFCTVQGGGKSGQAEAIKLGVARALLLVDGGMREPLKRGGFLTRDARVKERKKYGQKGARARFQFSKR, from the coding sequence ATGGCACAAGCGGAACAGTATCACGCGATCGGTCGTCGCAAAAAAGCCAGCGCGCGCGTCTTTTTGCGCCCCGGCGCCGGCAAAGTCACCGTCAACGGTCAGGACGCCGACGAGTATTTTGCTCGCGACACCCTGATGATGATCCTTCGTCAGCCCCTGGAGCTCACCGAGACCCTGGGCAAGTTCGACCTCTTCTGCACCGTCCAGGGCGGCGGCAAGAGCGGTCAGGCCGAAGCGATCAAACTCGGCGTTGCCCGCGCCCTGCTGCTGGTCGACGGCGGCATGCGCGAGCCCCTCAAGCGCGGTGGCTTCCTCACCCGCGACGCCCGCGTCAAAGAGCGTAAGAAGTACGGTCAGAAGGGCGCCCGCGCGCGCTTCCAGTTCTCCAAGCGCTAA
- a CDS encoding GAF domain-containing protein, with amino-acid sequence MQYEVFIPAAEEDGFDVTIQVEASNWTQALKAGLERLGEGMVRNVMCDIKSDNSIHVTDATSQRVFIIRELEAQADAEPEPPQAATVKMEPLARPEPEAKPEAKPEPKPEPKVEVQPEPKPEPKVEVQPEPKPEPKVEAKPEPKPEPKVEAKPEPKPEPKVEAKPEPEPEPEQWQSDDGKMRISSSTFETLQREDVEEKPRVISESRNKTDERSAVSIGRTDEKVAANLIEDVFLEIQAIHENNMALEDVVNFVMDMVMEKLNAESGSILFADVNGRELYFAAARGPKADEIMSFRVPMGQGIVGFCAREGVSLAISDVHQDPRFYKEISESLGYETTSLACSPVQFEGRVYGAIEVINKKGASSFAGQEISAMAYIGRQLAEFIHELIMAREKIEG; translated from the coding sequence ATGCAATACGAGGTGTTCATCCCGGCGGCCGAAGAAGATGGCTTCGATGTGACCATTCAGGTCGAGGCCAGCAACTGGACGCAGGCCCTTAAAGCCGGCCTGGAGCGCCTCGGCGAGGGCATGGTTCGCAACGTGATGTGCGACATTAAGAGTGACAACTCCATTCACGTCACCGACGCCACCAGCCAGCGGGTCTTCATCATTCGCGAGCTTGAAGCCCAGGCCGACGCCGAGCCCGAGCCTCCCCAGGCGGCCACCGTCAAGATGGAACCCCTCGCGCGCCCCGAGCCCGAGGCGAAACCCGAAGCGAAACCGGAACCCAAACCTGAGCCGAAGGTTGAGGTTCAGCCCGAGCCCAAACCCGAGCCGAAGGTTGAGGTTCAGCCTGAGCCCAAACCCGAGCCGAAGGTCGAAGCAAAGCCCGAGCCCAAACCTGAGCCGAAGGTCGAAGCAAAGCCCGAGCCCAAACCCGAGCCGAAGGTCGAAGCGAAGCCCGAGCCCGAACCCGAACCCGAGCAATGGCAGTCCGACGACGGCAAAATGCGCATCAGCTCCTCGACCTTCGAGACGCTGCAGCGCGAAGACGTTGAGGAGAAGCCCCGCGTCATCAGCGAGTCGCGCAATAAGACCGACGAGCGTAGCGCGGTGTCCATTGGCCGCACCGACGAGAAGGTTGCCGCCAACCTCATCGAAGATGTGTTCCTGGAGATCCAGGCCATCCACGAAAACAACATGGCGCTCGAAGACGTCGTCAACTTCGTGATGGACATGGTCATGGAGAAGCTCAACGCCGAGAGCGGCTCCATCCTCTTCGCCGACGTCAACGGCCGCGAGCTTTACTTCGCTGCGGCCCGCGGGCCCAAGGCCGATGAGATCATGAGCTTCCGCGTGCCGATGGGGCAGGGCATCGTCGGCTTCTGCGCCCGCGAGGGCGTCAGCCTGGCGATCAGCGACGTGCACCAGGACCCGCGTTTCTACAAAGAGATCTCGGAGTCGCTGGGCTACGAGACCACCAGCCTGGCCTGCTCCCCGGTGCAGTTTGAGGGGCGCGTCTACGGCGCGATCGAAGTTATCAATAAGAAGGGCGCGAGCTCCTTTGCCGGCCAGGAGATCAGCGCCATGGCCTACATCGGCCGTCAGCTCGCCGAGTTCATTCATGAGCTGATCATGGCCCGCGAGAAGATCGAAGGCTGA